A single region of the Chryseobacterium culicis genome encodes:
- a CDS encoding glucosamine 6-phosphate synthetase, giving the protein MCGIFGVVSNTSINKQKFQTLVKHSEQRGVDSSGLIYYQNNQYKVNRADYSIEKLLNKVKPYNNNIVLGHSRLITNGLGDNQPVIRGNICAIHNGIIVNEDEVWSKLSVSRQLKIDSEAIVAIAEEFLTNSENKIEDLPKEVLSLCQGVIACALALPEKGKLLLFSNNGSLYVGYNEDKTYFASESYGLKIIGCENITQIKEESLILDIPVSKENLTVIDEKSRVEDLIPEFKFNTIEENLLEYKKLDIKRCTKCILPETMPFIKFDEAGVCNYCKSYKPRNNPKPKEELFKLVEPYRRKGKELDCIVPFSGGRDSCYGLHLIVKELEMKPVTYTYDWGMVTDLGRRNISRMCADLGVENIIVAADISLKRKNIRMNLEAWLKSPHLGMMAMLTAGDKHFFRHVEDIKKQTGINLNLWGVNPLEVTHFKTGFLDIEPDFEEKRVYSHGAMKQLRYHSKRFRAMMESPGYFNSSLWDTLSGEYYRSFTEKQDYYHIFDYWRWDEEQVDNTLLNDYNWEKAIDTTTTWRIGDGTAAFYNYVYYTVAGFTEHDTFRSNQIREGQITRERALELVGIENTPRYQNIRWYLDTLGLDFERVIKIVNKIPKLYTEK; this is encoded by the coding sequence ATGTGTGGAATTTTTGGTGTCGTATCGAACACCAGTATTAATAAACAGAAGTTTCAAACTCTGGTAAAACACTCCGAACAAAGAGGAGTAGACTCTAGTGGTTTGATTTATTATCAAAATAACCAATATAAGGTAAACAGAGCTGATTACAGCATTGAAAAATTACTGAATAAGGTAAAACCCTATAATAACAATATTGTTTTAGGACATAGCAGATTAATTACCAACGGACTGGGAGATAATCAACCCGTGATTAGAGGTAATATATGTGCGATACATAATGGTATTATAGTTAACGAAGACGAAGTCTGGAGTAAGTTATCAGTAAGCAGACAATTAAAAATTGATTCTGAAGCCATTGTAGCTATTGCAGAAGAATTTCTTACTAATAGTGAGAACAAAATAGAAGACCTTCCTAAAGAAGTACTTTCTTTATGCCAGGGAGTTATTGCCTGCGCTCTTGCTCTGCCTGAAAAAGGAAAACTCCTTTTATTCTCTAATAATGGCAGCTTATACGTAGGATACAATGAGGATAAAACTTATTTTGCATCAGAAAGCTATGGCCTTAAAATTATAGGATGCGAAAACATTACCCAGATAAAAGAAGAATCCTTGATTCTGGATATTCCTGTCTCAAAAGAAAACCTTACGGTTATAGATGAAAAAAGCAGAGTAGAAGACTTAATCCCTGAGTTTAAATTCAATACTATTGAAGAAAACCTGCTTGAATATAAAAAACTTGATATCAAGAGATGCACCAAATGTATTCTTCCTGAGACCATGCCTTTTATAAAATTCGATGAAGCTGGGGTCTGTAATTATTGTAAAAGCTACAAACCGAGAAATAATCCTAAACCGAAAGAAGAATTATTTAAGCTGGTTGAGCCCTACAGAAGAAAAGGAAAAGAACTGGATTGTATTGTTCCCTTTTCAGGAGGTAGAGACAGCTGCTATGGACTGCACCTTATTGTAAAAGAACTGGAAATGAAACCTGTTACCTATACCTATGATTGGGGAATGGTAACGGATCTTGGCCGAAGAAATATCAGCCGTATGTGTGCAGATCTTGGTGTAGAAAATATTATTGTTGCTGCAGACATCTCACTCAAAAGAAAGAATATCAGAATGAATCTGGAAGCATGGCTTAAATCACCTCATTTAGGAATGATGGCAATGCTAACCGCTGGAGATAAACACTTCTTCAGACATGTAGAAGATATTAAAAAGCAAACGGGAATCAATCTTAATCTGTGGGGAGTAAATCCATTAGAAGTAACTCACTTTAAAACAGGATTTTTAGATATTGAACCTGATTTTGAAGAAAAAAGAGTATACAGCCATGGTGCGATGAAGCAGCTGAGATACCATTCTAAAAGGTTCAGAGCCATGATGGAGAGCCCGGGATATTTTAATAGTTCACTTTGGGACACTCTATCTGGAGAATACTATCGTAGTTTTACAGAAAAACAGGATTACTACCACATTTTTGATTATTGGAGATGGGATGAAGAGCAGGTGGATAATACCCTTTTAAACGATTATAATTGGGAAAAGGCAATAGATACTACTACTACCTGGAGAATTGGTGATGGTACAGCAGCTTTTTATAATTATGTATATTATACTGTAGCTGGCTTTACAGAGCATGACACGTTCAGAAGTAATCAGATTAGAGAAGGGCAAATAACAAGAGAAAGAGCCTTAGAACTTGTGGGAATAGAAAATACTCCCCGTTATCAGAATATCAGATGGTACCTGGATACTTTAGGACTCGATTTTGAAAGAGTAATTAAAATCGTGAATAAAATTCCGAAATTGTATACTGAAAAATAA
- a CDS encoding O-antigen ligase family protein, whose amino-acid sequence MSLFTDKFVFFKVFIYFIFVFSGSLKWLPIPIDLTLLSLLVCTALILIEIREIVPLKKHDRPIVILITVFSLIFIVSNLYSISTEYAKSKTLAIILNMFTVVYPIIVFKKSIFSELKLLMYIIGGLMIIALFYLYLNNMFIIFHDSELLVDKVPTYLVIGIMLCACFIFSLASKLTWYVAVYRLSILFLLFQLGGRGPIINLVLSLIVFFTLNLKNYKINYKTGFAIGTLFFTILIFGENIYTFAFQNVDFERFNIFKAGNDDASLSVRGNFLEIGLESVLNHPFFGLGIGSSGFILDGADVSNYPHNLFVESMMELGILAGLLYLSVYILFFLRNYSISKRNKDMLILFIIVLLFYLEDNKSNSFDSWRCSIIWIMFFISEKRYKVGIAN is encoded by the coding sequence ATGTCTTTATTTACCGACAAATTTGTATTTTTTAAAGTATTTATTTATTTTATTTTTGTTTTCTCAGGATCTCTGAAGTGGTTACCTATTCCAATAGACTTGACATTATTATCTCTTTTGGTTTGTACGGCATTAATACTTATTGAAATACGTGAAATTGTTCCGCTCAAAAAACATGACCGCCCAATTGTCATTTTAATTACTGTATTCAGCCTGATCTTTATTGTTTCCAATCTGTATTCAATATCTACTGAGTACGCTAAATCCAAAACCCTCGCTATTATTTTAAATATGTTTACAGTCGTTTATCCGATTATTGTATTTAAAAAATCTATTTTTTCTGAATTGAAATTATTGATGTATATTATTGGAGGATTAATGATTATAGCATTGTTTTATCTGTATCTGAATAATATGTTTATTATATTTCATGATTCAGAATTGTTGGTAGATAAAGTTCCTACCTATTTAGTTATTGGAATTATGCTTTGTGCATGTTTTATTTTTTCTCTGGCAAGCAAGTTAACATGGTATGTTGCAGTGTACAGATTATCAATATTATTTCTATTATTTCAACTTGGAGGAAGAGGGCCTATCATTAATTTGGTACTATCCTTAATCGTTTTCTTTACTTTGAATCTTAAAAATTATAAAATAAATTATAAAACAGGGTTTGCAATAGGAACATTATTTTTTACCATACTTATTTTTGGAGAGAATATTTATACTTTTGCATTTCAAAATGTAGATTTTGAACGCTTTAATATATTTAAAGCTGGTAATGATGATGCGAGCTTATCAGTGAGAGGAAACTTTCTTGAAATAGGATTGGAATCAGTATTAAATCATCCTTTTTTTGGATTAGGAATTGGAAGCTCAGGATTTATACTTGATGGTGCTGATGTGAGCAATTATCCACATAATTTGTTTGTTGAATCAATGATGGAATTGGGAATACTAGCAGGGTTATTATATCTATCGGTATATATATTATTCTTTCTTAGAAATTATTCTATTTCCAAAAGGAATAAGGATATGCTGATTTTATTTATTATTGTTTTATTATTTTATTTAGAAGACAATAAGAGTAATTCTTTTGATTCCTGGAGATGCAGTATTATATGGATTATGTTTTTTATATCTGAGAAGAGATACAAAGTAGGAATAGCTAATTAA
- a CDS encoding polysaccharide deacetylase family protein, whose translation MLKSLRTENAVLYTIKFLLKIAFGYTVSPTLESLSEDNVIIQVEGIKIKFKLCSQDKLVNLIDGKAHMKYIPSYDDDYTIPVIDENINDLYEYSNGYIQINYDIITLSFVLLSCYDEWTSEIRDEFDRFRYTDSLVYKYNLINIPVVDEYAFLIRKILKNEVQSFTPSVRSTILVPTHDIDDLYRFDGFFTSIKTLVGEAIREKRPLQLCSSILNMLKTIFSKKEDQYLKGIEQLYKDSKKYDLKSVFFFMTAKPSQFDKGQDIDNNVLALMSKITDADMLFGIHPGFNTFRDVTIMNDEIERLRNTSGRDIVFARQHYLRFDRRVTFENLEKCGVKVDYTMGFAEHEGFKCGTAHEFYPYNFKKDQPYNILEKPLIVMDATLRHYQKYSMNKAFEVLENLFKITKRVEGDFVILWHNDRIFRDPKWYQEVYIRFISQYNTKQ comes from the coding sequence ATGTTAAAAAGTTTGCGAACAGAAAATGCAGTATTATATACAATTAAATTTTTATTGAAAATTGCATTTGGCTATACCGTTTCTCCAACGTTAGAGTCTTTATCTGAAGATAATGTAATTATCCAGGTTGAAGGAATAAAAATTAAATTTAAGCTATGTTCACAGGATAAATTGGTTAATTTAATAGACGGTAAAGCTCATATGAAATATATACCTTCATATGATGACGATTATACTATTCCGGTTATTGATGAAAATATAAATGACCTGTATGAATATAGCAATGGATATATTCAAATCAATTATGACATCATTACTTTATCTTTCGTATTATTATCCTGTTATGATGAATGGACATCTGAAATACGAGATGAATTTGACAGATTTAGATACACAGATAGCTTAGTCTATAAATATAATCTGATTAATATACCTGTAGTTGATGAATATGCATTTCTGATCAGGAAAATTCTTAAAAATGAAGTACAAAGTTTTACCCCTTCAGTAAGGTCAACAATACTTGTTCCTACTCATGATATAGATGATCTTTATAGATTTGATGGCTTTTTTACATCAATTAAAACTTTAGTTGGAGAAGCTATTAGAGAAAAAAGACCTTTACAACTATGCAGTTCAATACTGAATATGTTAAAAACTATTTTTTCTAAAAAAGAAGATCAGTACCTTAAAGGAATAGAGCAATTGTATAAAGATTCAAAAAAATATGACTTAAAATCAGTTTTTTTCTTTATGACAGCAAAGCCATCTCAATTTGATAAAGGACAGGATATAGATAATAATGTTTTAGCGTTGATGTCTAAAATTACAGATGCAGATATGCTCTTTGGCATTCATCCCGGCTTTAATACGTTCAGAGATGTTACGATTATGAACGATGAAATAGAGAGGCTTAGAAATACATCGGGAAGAGATATTGTATTTGCAAGGCAGCATTATCTTAGATTTGACCGAAGAGTAACTTTTGAAAATCTTGAAAAATGTGGTGTAAAAGTCGATTATACTATGGGGTTTGCAGAACATGAAGGATTTAAATGTGGTACAGCACACGAATTTTACCCGTACAATTTTAAAAAAGATCAACCTTATAATATTCTAGAGAAGCCTCTGATCGTTATGGATGCTACATTGAGGCATTATCAGAAATATTCTATGAATAAAGCTTTTGAGGTATTGGAAAATCTTTTTAAAATAACAAAAAGAGTAGAAGGTGATTTCGTTATACTTTGGCATAATGACAGAATTTTCAGAGACCCAAAATGGTATCAGGAAGTATATATAAGATTTATTTCACAATATAATACGAAACAATAG
- a CDS encoding methicillin resistance protein: MLGENKRKYIELCDNEESIPLFSKYWWLDAVCGENNWDVILSEKGDTIIGSLPYYKKKVKKKFNILTLPHQTQTLGPWIRTNKDTSKKSSKISNEIKVMEDLIQKLPQFDYFIQHFHYSITNWLPFYWAGFQCTTKYTYVIPDISDPDKVLASFSYDKRKSIKDAKGKISVKLDEDYKEFYQFHKKCLKEVGQEISYSEELFYSIYKASKERNMGCIMSAYDEEGNKHTSLFLIWDSNSAYHLISAINPKFRQSNSFSCLIFESIKFLGDKTQSYDFEGSMIKNVESAFRLYGTEQKAYFEVSKTNSSLLKLFLFLSGRNV, encoded by the coding sequence ATGTTAGGAGAAAATAAAAGAAAATATATTGAATTATGTGATAATGAAGAGTCAATTCCTTTATTTTCAAAATATTGGTGGCTGGATGCTGTATGCGGAGAAAATAATTGGGATGTGATATTATCTGAAAAAGGAGATACTATTATCGGATCATTACCTTACTACAAAAAGAAAGTTAAAAAGAAATTTAATATTCTTACTCTCCCGCACCAAACTCAGACTTTAGGACCATGGATAAGAACTAACAAAGATACATCAAAGAAAAGTAGTAAAATAAGTAACGAGATAAAGGTAATGGAAGACTTAATTCAAAAATTGCCACAGTTTGATTATTTTATCCAGCATTTTCATTATTCTATTACCAATTGGTTGCCCTTTTATTGGGCTGGCTTTCAGTGTACAACTAAATATACTTATGTAATACCGGATATATCTGATCCTGATAAAGTATTGGCATCTTTCTCATATGATAAAAGAAAAAGCATTAAAGATGCAAAAGGAAAAATATCAGTAAAGCTGGATGAAGATTATAAAGAATTTTATCAATTCCATAAAAAATGCTTGAAAGAGGTTGGGCAGGAAATATCATATAGCGAAGAATTATTTTACTCAATATATAAAGCCAGTAAGGAAAGAAATATGGGGTGTATTATGAGTGCTTATGATGAGGAAGGTAATAAACATACTTCACTTTTCTTAATATGGGATAGTAATTCAGCCTATCATTTAATTTCAGCAATTAATCCAAAATTCCGACAGTCAAATTCATTTTCATGCTTGATTTTTGAATCCATCAAATTTTTGGGTGATAAAACCCAATCTTATGATTTTGAAGGAAGTATGATAAAAAATGTAGAAAGCGCATTTAGATTGTATGGAACAGAACAAAAAGCCTATTTTGAAGTGTCTAAAACAAATTCTTCATTATTAAAATTGTTTTTGTTTCTTTCGGGGCGTAATGTATAA
- a CDS encoding GNAT family N-acetyltransferase, with protein MQKLLSVLAVIRSFRIVRNLVYKKNDKKDIVNIINLHNRKFGQIDNLTKLYLYTHKNRSLYTIIKDDVCIAYALYIARDNNEIHLKGIAVEDNYLGKGFAKKILSDSISELGNFFKIISLNVVSDNTGAISLYKSFGFVIESENEDEISMIFKK; from the coding sequence ATGCAAAAATTATTAAGTGTATTAGCCGTTATCAGGTCTTTTAGAATTGTTAGGAATCTGGTCTATAAAAAAAATGATAAAAAGGATATTGTAAATATTATTAATTTGCATAACAGAAAATTTGGACAAATTGATAATCTTACTAAATTATACTTATATACACACAAAAACAGGTCCTTATATACCATAATAAAAGATGATGTATGTATTGCATATGCTCTTTATATAGCAAGAGATAACAATGAAATTCATTTAAAAGGCATTGCTGTAGAAGATAATTATTTGGGAAAAGGATTTGCAAAAAAAATCCTATCAGACAGTATTTCTGAGCTTGGAAATTTTTTTAAAATTATAAGTTTAAACGTAGTTTCTGATAATACGGGAGCAATTTCGCTATATAAATCATTTGGCTTTGTCATAGAATCTGAGAATGAAGATGAAATATCCATGATTTTTAAAAAATAA
- a CDS encoding lipopolysaccharide biosynthesis protein, protein MIKRFINSLIDKTIASKSEYFKNILTLLSGTAFAQLILLLITPILSRVYDPESFGDYTILLSIVNVLTVFATGRYELAILLPKNSIWAKQILYLVAIISAVFCIFLLPVIVIFNSFFQKTFNLSHASSVLFLVPLLVFINANLSSLLYWFNRKRQYKKISFNKISESIITSGISILLGIFKWPQGLILGRISGQLTALFLYGKSANWKDISTFRISKKRLSYVAKRYINFPKFLVAAHFFNTSAYEAPGLIINYYFGNSILGFYGFANRIATAPLSLMAGSIGNVFREEAARHYISTGNCHTIYTTTLKTLLKLSIVPFILFFIFAPDIFRIIFGEKWITAGYYARYMTPMYFFQFLSNPLSVVFLITEKQRVDFLWQIFLFALNITIVVLGSLFFDIKTTLIIFSLGYSIMYLINILLSYHFSKGK, encoded by the coding sequence ATGATCAAAAGATTTATAAATAGTTTAATCGACAAAACAATAGCGTCTAAATCTGAGTATTTTAAGAATATTCTGACATTATTGTCGGGAACAGCTTTTGCTCAATTAATCCTATTGCTTATAACACCAATACTTTCAAGAGTTTATGACCCCGAAAGTTTTGGTGATTATACTATACTTTTAAGTATTGTTAATGTACTTACAGTATTTGCAACAGGTAGATATGAACTTGCTATTCTATTGCCGAAAAATTCTATTTGGGCTAAACAAATTTTATATTTGGTTGCTATAATCTCTGCTGTATTCTGTATTTTTTTATTGCCGGTAATTGTTATTTTTAATTCTTTTTTTCAAAAAACATTTAATCTTTCGCATGCTTCTTCTGTCTTATTCCTTGTACCTTTATTGGTATTTATTAATGCAAATTTAAGCTCACTTCTTTACTGGTTTAATAGAAAAAGACAGTATAAGAAGATATCATTTAATAAAATCTCTGAAAGTATTATAACATCTGGTATTAGTATTTTGCTTGGGATTTTTAAATGGCCTCAAGGACTTATATTAGGAAGGATTTCAGGACAATTGACTGCATTGTTTTTATATGGAAAGAGTGCGAATTGGAAGGATATATCTACATTCAGGATTTCAAAAAAAAGACTTTCATATGTTGCAAAAAGATATATTAATTTTCCGAAATTTTTAGTAGCAGCTCATTTCTTTAACACTTCAGCTTATGAAGCTCCTGGTTTGATAATTAATTATTACTTTGGAAATTCTATACTTGGATTTTATGGATTTGCTAATAGAATTGCTACAGCGCCACTCAGTCTAATGGCAGGATCAATCGGAAATGTTTTCAGAGAAGAAGCGGCCAGGCATTATATCAGTACTGGGAATTGCCACACAATATATACTACAACACTTAAAACACTTTTAAAACTGAGTATCGTTCCTTTTATTTTGTTTTTTATTTTTGCTCCGGATATTTTTAGAATTATTTTCGGCGAAAAATGGATTACTGCAGGATACTATGCCAGATATATGACTCCAATGTATTTTTTTCAGTTTTTATCTAATCCTCTTTCTGTTGTCTTTTTGATTACAGAAAAACAAAGAGTAGATTTTTTATGGCAGATTTTTTTATTTGCTTTAAATATAACGATTGTTGTTTTAGGTTCATTATTTTTTGATATAAAAACAACTTTAATTATCTTTTCACTGGGATATTCCATCATGTATTTAATTAATATCTTATTGTCGTATCATTTTTCTAAAGGTAAATAA
- a CDS encoding Gfo/Idh/MocA family protein, which yields MSEKIKFAVVGCGHIGKRHAEMISRNDECELVGLIDVKDKSALGIENYDVPFFASLDEFLASGIEVDVVNIASPNGFHFEQSYKVIDAGKHVVVEKPMALKKQHAEKLIFQALHKHKQVFAVMQNRYSPPSAWVKEMVESGKLGNIYMVQLNCYWNRDNRYYKPESWHGKKDLDGGTLFTQFSHFIDIMYWLFGDITNIQAKFADFNHETLTDFEDSGFVSFDFVDGGMGSLNYSTSVWNQNLESSMTIIAENGSVKIGGQYMDKVEVCNIKDYVMPELAPTNPGNDYGAYKGSAANHHYIIENVVDVLKGRNTITTNALEGLKVVDIIERIYSLKST from the coding sequence ATGAGTGAAAAAATAAAATTTGCAGTTGTGGGCTGCGGGCATATCGGAAAAAGACACGCCGAAATGATCTCAAGAAATGATGAATGTGAGTTGGTAGGACTGATTGATGTTAAAGATAAATCTGCATTGGGAATTGAAAATTATGACGTTCCCTTTTTTGCATCACTAGATGAATTTTTAGCTTCCGGAATTGAAGTGGATGTAGTTAATATCGCTTCTCCAAACGGATTTCATTTTGAGCAATCTTATAAAGTGATAGATGCAGGAAAGCACGTTGTGGTAGAAAAGCCAATGGCTCTGAAAAAACAGCATGCTGAAAAACTTATTTTTCAGGCTTTGCACAAGCATAAACAAGTTTTTGCCGTGATGCAAAACAGATATTCACCTCCTTCCGCATGGGTGAAAGAAATGGTTGAGAGCGGAAAACTTGGGAATATATATATGGTTCAGCTTAATTGCTACTGGAACCGTGATAACCGATATTATAAGCCGGAATCATGGCATGGAAAGAAAGATCTGGATGGAGGAACTTTGTTTACCCAGTTTTCTCACTTTATCGATATCATGTACTGGCTGTTTGGTGATATTACTAATATTCAGGCAAAATTTGCAGATTTTAATCATGAAACGCTTACTGATTTTGAAGACTCAGGTTTCGTTAGCTTTGATTTTGTAGATGGAGGAATGGGATCATTAAATTATTCTACTTCTGTTTGGAATCAGAACCTTGAAAGTTCTATGACGATCATTGCAGAGAATGGATCTGTGAAAATTGGAGGACAATATATGGACAAAGTAGAAGTTTGTAATATAAAAGACTATGTAATGCCAGAATTAGCTCCAACAAACCCTGGAAATGATTATGGTGCTTATAAAGGATCTGCAGCAAACCATCATTATATTATTGAAAATGTTGTAGATGTATTAAAAGGCAGAAATACCATCACTACTAATGCTTTAGAAGGACTGAAAGTGGTGGATATTATCGAAAGGATTTATAGCTTGAAATCAACATGA
- a CDS encoding acyltransferase, whose amino-acid sequence MSDFFAHETAVIDEGCQIGNGTKIWHFSHLMTGCILGEKCNIGQNVVISPKVVLGQNVKVQNNVSIYEGVTCDDDVFLGPSMVFTNVINPRSAVNRKNEYLKTHVGKGASIGANATIVCGHNIGQYAFIGAGAVVTKEVPDYALVVGNPARQMGWMSEFGQRLQFDAENIAVCEESGEKYKLENNKVSKI is encoded by the coding sequence ATGTCGGATTTTTTTGCACACGAAACAGCCGTTATTGACGAAGGATGTCAAATAGGAAACGGAACCAAAATTTGGCACTTTTCACACCTGATGACAGGTTGCATTTTGGGCGAAAAATGTAATATTGGTCAGAATGTTGTCATCTCTCCTAAAGTCGTTTTAGGACAGAATGTGAAAGTTCAGAATAATGTTTCAATCTATGAAGGAGTAACATGTGATGATGATGTTTTTTTAGGCCCTTCAATGGTTTTTACCAATGTAATAAATCCAAGAAGTGCAGTCAACAGAAAGAATGAATACCTGAAAACCCATGTTGGAAAAGGGGCATCTATAGGAGCTAATGCAACCATTGTTTGTGGACATAATATTGGTCAGTATGCTTTTATTGGGGCAGGAGCTGTAGTTACAAAAGAAGTGCCGGATTATGCATTGGTAGTAGGAAACCCTGCCAGACAAATGGGATGGATGAGTGAATTTGGGCAAAGACTTCAATTTGATGCAGAAAATATTGCCGTTTGTGAAGAAAGTGGAGAAAAATACAAATTAGAAAATAACAAAGTTTCAAAAATTTAA
- a CDS encoding DegT/DnrJ/EryC1/StrS family aminotransferase has product MKIQMVDLKGQYLKIKEDVDISIQECIDNTAFINGPAVKEFQQDFEKYLGVKHVIPCANGTDALQIAMMALNLQPGDEIICPAFTYVATAEVMGLLGLKPVMVDVNEDTFDIQLEGLEKYLTPKTKAIVPVHLYGQSADMEKIIEFAEKHNLFVIEDNAQAIGSDYTFSNGTVKKTGTIGHIGCTSFFPSKNLGCYGDGGALMTNDDDLALKIRMIANHGQEKKYYHKVLGCNSRLDTIQAAVLKVKLKHLDEYSAARNRMADYYDENLADIAGIQIPKRAGNSTHVFHQYTLRVENGKRDELQKYLAEKNIPSMVYYPLPLYKQEAFLQYVEEGLSLPVTEQLCTEVISLPVHTEFDQEVLDVIITEIKNYFN; this is encoded by the coding sequence ATGAAAATTCAAATGGTTGACCTTAAAGGTCAATACCTGAAAATAAAAGAAGACGTAGACATCAGTATCCAGGAATGTATTGATAATACAGCATTTATTAACGGTCCTGCTGTAAAAGAATTTCAACAGGATTTTGAAAAATATCTGGGAGTAAAACATGTTATTCCATGTGCTAACGGAACAGATGCTCTTCAAATTGCCATGATGGCTCTTAATCTGCAGCCTGGTGACGAAATAATTTGCCCTGCCTTCACCTATGTAGCAACAGCAGAAGTTATGGGTCTCTTAGGATTAAAACCGGTAATGGTAGATGTAAATGAAGATACGTTTGATATACAACTGGAAGGTCTTGAAAAATACCTGACCCCAAAAACCAAAGCAATTGTTCCTGTTCATTTATACGGCCAAAGTGCTGATATGGAAAAAATTATCGAATTTGCAGAAAAACATAACCTTTTTGTTATAGAAGATAATGCGCAGGCAATAGGTTCTGATTATACTTTCTCTAATGGAACGGTCAAAAAAACAGGAACTATCGGACATATCGGATGTACTTCTTTTTTTCCGTCAAAAAATCTTGGATGCTATGGTGATGGAGGTGCATTGATGACAAATGATGATGATTTAGCTCTTAAAATAAGAATGATTGCCAACCATGGTCAGGAAAAGAAATACTATCATAAAGTTTTAGGCTGTAACTCAAGATTGGATACCATTCAGGCAGCGGTACTAAAAGTTAAGCTTAAACATTTGGATGAGTATTCAGCAGCCAGAAACAGAATGGCAGATTATTATGATGAAAACCTTGCAGATATTGCGGGAATTCAGATTCCTAAAAGAGCTGGAAATTCTACCCATGTATTTCATCAGTATACCCTTAGAGTGGAAAATGGGAAAAGAGATGAGCTGCAGAAATATTTGGCAGAAAAAAATATTCCAAGTATGGTATATTATCCTTTACCCCTTTACAAACAGGAAGCTTTTCTTCAATATGTAGAAGAAGGTTTGAGTCTTCCGGTTACAGAGCAGCTTTGCACGGAAGTTATTTCTCTTCCTGTACATACCGAGTTTGATCAGGAAGTACTGGATGTGATTATTACAGAGATTAAGAACTATTTTAATTAA